A stretch of the Chitiniphilus purpureus genome encodes the following:
- a CDS encoding sensor histidine kinase, protein MDLAIIFYTSCVVLLTALLVSLFLAARGNQAAMYFLWVWAALLVTALPLVTRANMIPSVAAGLLLVFFFYLLYLFYFHRHGMEGADTSHEETRRVLAEANRRIDEERRALARRLHDDVNPRLLVTKQALRQLEPMVADNEKATVLLNNALSMVSDAYTEMRAIIKNTRIEVIDSIGFTAALESVVTHYTSVFDRPLITLEHNLPKRPALPEAIAVSAFKIIREALFNAIKHSGADHVRVSVQFIEANDQYKVEVSDDGIGVSSRGADGAAGIGLIDMRERARVLGSSLKVQPANPSNAKRPGTSISFSFSARSS, encoded by the coding sequence GTGGATTTGGCCATCATCTTCTACACTAGTTGTGTCGTTCTGCTGACCGCCTTATTGGTCAGTCTTTTTTTGGCGGCCCGGGGTAACCAGGCCGCTATGTATTTTCTATGGGTGTGGGCCGCATTGCTGGTCACGGCGTTACCGCTGGTTACGCGCGCCAATATGATTCCCAGTGTCGCCGCGGGCCTGCTGCTTGTGTTCTTTTTCTATCTGCTCTATCTGTTCTATTTCCATCGACATGGAATGGAGGGCGCAGACACCTCGCATGAGGAGACGCGTCGCGTCCTTGCCGAAGCGAACCGCCGTATCGATGAGGAACGGCGGGCTCTGGCGCGCCGCCTCCATGACGACGTCAATCCCCGATTGCTCGTAACCAAGCAGGCGCTTCGACAGCTGGAACCGATGGTGGCTGACAATGAAAAGGCCACAGTGCTGCTGAACAATGCATTGAGCATGGTGTCCGACGCCTACACGGAAATGCGTGCAATCATTAAGAACACGCGCATTGAGGTGATCGATTCGATCGGGTTCACGGCCGCACTGGAATCCGTGGTAACCCATTACACCTCAGTCTTTGACCGACCGCTGATCACTCTTGAGCACAACTTGCCAAAGCGCCCTGCATTGCCAGAAGCAATCGCTGTCAGTGCGTTCAAGATCATTCGTGAGGCCCTGTTCAACGCGATCAAGCACTCCGGTGCCGACCATGTCCGGGTGTCGGTGCAATTCATTGAAGCCAACGATCAGTACAAGGTCGAAGTGAGCGACGACGGCATCGGCGTCAGCAGCCGTGGCGCGGACGGTGCAGCGGGCATTGGGTTGATTGACATGCGGGAACGTGCTCGCGTGTTGGGGAGCTCCCTTAAAGTGCAACCGGCCAATCCGTCGAATGCCAAGCGGCCTGGAACTTCGATCAGCTTCTCGTTTTCGGCGCGGTCGTCGTAA
- a CDS encoding response regulator, producing MTIRVFLADDHHLLVAGFKDVLKGYDIDVVEVAYTLEGLIDRYFEVRPDVLVIDVRFDGRHAGENGLEVCEELLALDPTARIIVFTQFDDLYLIEKSYQLGVLAFVRKDERIEVLDEAIRTVAEGKEFFSPEIAQVLAWVAVKDKNPHKLLDEKELRAFSLTADGASQAEIAALMDLSTKTVGALLKSAKSKLDVESQADITKLAIRYGITTTAPKTRS from the coding sequence TTGACGATCAGGGTTTTTCTCGCGGATGACCATCACCTGCTGGTCGCCGGTTTCAAAGACGTGCTCAAGGGCTACGACATTGACGTTGTCGAAGTGGCTTACACGCTCGAGGGACTGATTGATCGCTATTTTGAGGTGCGACCCGACGTCCTCGTCATTGATGTACGGTTCGATGGCCGACATGCGGGCGAGAACGGGCTGGAAGTATGCGAAGAGCTACTGGCGCTCGACCCCACCGCACGAATTATCGTTTTTACGCAGTTCGACGACCTGTATCTCATCGAAAAGTCTTATCAACTCGGGGTTCTGGCTTTCGTACGCAAGGATGAACGCATTGAAGTACTTGACGAGGCGATCCGGACCGTGGCCGAAGGGAAGGAGTTTTTCTCGCCTGAGATTGCACAGGTGCTTGCCTGGGTTGCGGTGAAAGACAAAAACCCTCATAAGCTACTCGACGAAAAAGAGCTGCGCGCATTCAGCTTGACGGCCGATGGCGCTTCACAGGCCGAGATCGCCGCGCTGATGGATTTATCCACCAAAACCGTTGGTGCCCTGTTGAAAAGCGCAAAAAGCAAATTGGACGTGGAGAGCCAGGCCGACATTACCAAGCTCGCTATCCGCTACGGCATTACGACGACCGCGCCGAAAACGAGAAGCTGA
- a CDS encoding acyl-CoA thioesterase, protein MNLYLRLLWLLLTARLRPACDLLGPCETPMRVWPNDLDIYRHMNNGRYFTLLDLARTDLMIRAGLLSRIKAAGWFPVVTMETMQFRRALTLMQKVKIVTRVLGWDAKSIFLEQHFVRSGEIVASAVIRARFLRRSGGSVPTAELMALAGHDEPSPPLPQWVTTWAEATAEQS, encoded by the coding sequence ATGAATCTATACCTGCGCCTGCTTTGGCTTTTGCTCACGGCACGGCTGCGCCCGGCCTGCGATCTGCTGGGCCCATGCGAGACACCGATGCGGGTCTGGCCGAACGACCTGGACATCTACCGCCATATGAACAACGGGCGCTACTTCACACTGCTGGATCTGGCGCGCACCGACCTGATGATCCGGGCCGGCCTGCTTTCCAGGATCAAGGCGGCCGGCTGGTTTCCAGTGGTGACCATGGAAACCATGCAATTCCGCCGCGCACTGACACTGATGCAAAAGGTGAAGATCGTCACCCGTGTGCTGGGCTGGGATGCCAAATCCATCTTTCTGGAACAACACTTTGTGCGCAGCGGCGAAATCGTCGCCTCCGCCGTCATCCGCGCCCGCTTCCTGCGGCGCAGCGGCGGCTCGGTGCCCACCGCCGAACTGATGGCGCTCGCCGGACACGACGAACCTTCGCCACCATTGCCGCAATGGGTGACCACCTGGGCCGAAGCCACCGCCGAGCAATCGTGA
- the acuI gene encoding acrylyl-CoA reductase (NADPH) produces the protein MFKAILLRREEGCFEVRVAELDEVALPEGDVLVQVHYSTLNYKDALAITDRAPVVCDWPMVPGIDGAGEVLSSAHPDFAPGDWVVVNGWGVGEGHWGCLAQKARLKGEWLVKLPQGFTPRQAMAVGTAGYTAMLCVRALERHGVTPQSGPVLVTGATGGVGSVAVMVLARLGYEVAALTGKADAGAYLQILGAREVLERAEFANPGKPLQKERWAAVIDTAGSHTLVNACAQVRYGGAVAACGLAQGMDFPATVAPFILRGVTLYGIDSVYAARPLREQAWQRLARDLDVVGLEQIVQEIPLAQAVHAAQSIMAGQHRGRFVVDVHR, from the coding sequence ATGTTTAAAGCGATCCTGTTGCGTCGGGAAGAAGGCTGTTTCGAGGTCCGGGTGGCCGAGCTGGACGAAGTGGCCCTGCCCGAGGGCGATGTGCTGGTGCAGGTGCATTACTCCACGCTCAACTACAAGGATGCGCTGGCGATCACCGATCGTGCGCCTGTCGTGTGCGATTGGCCGATGGTGCCGGGGATCGATGGCGCAGGCGAGGTGTTGTCCTCGGCCCATCCAGATTTTGCGCCGGGCGACTGGGTGGTGGTCAACGGCTGGGGCGTGGGTGAGGGGCACTGGGGATGCCTTGCGCAGAAGGCCCGGCTGAAAGGCGAGTGGCTGGTGAAGCTGCCCCAGGGGTTTACGCCGCGCCAGGCGATGGCGGTAGGAACAGCCGGCTACACTGCGATGCTGTGCGTCAGGGCATTGGAGCGGCACGGTGTGACGCCGCAAAGCGGTCCGGTGCTGGTCACCGGCGCGACCGGGGGCGTAGGCTCGGTGGCAGTGATGGTGCTGGCCCGGCTGGGCTACGAGGTCGCTGCGCTGACCGGCAAGGCGGACGCCGGCGCCTATCTGCAGATACTGGGCGCGCGGGAGGTGCTGGAACGGGCGGAGTTCGCCAATCCGGGCAAGCCGCTGCAAAAGGAGCGCTGGGCTGCAGTGATCGATACCGCGGGCAGCCACACCCTGGTCAATGCCTGCGCGCAGGTGCGGTACGGTGGTGCTGTGGCGGCATGCGGGCTGGCACAGGGGATGGATTTCCCGGCCACGGTGGCGCCATTCATCCTGCGTGGCGTGACGCTGTACGGCATCGACAGCGTGTATGCCGCGCGGCCGTTGCGCGAACAGGCCTGGCAGCGGCTGGCGCGCGATCTGGATGTGGTGGGGCTGGAACAGATCGTCCAGGAGATCCCGCTGGCGCAGGCGGTGCACGCGGCGCAATCCATCATGGCCGGTCAGCATCGCGGCCGCTTCGTGGTGGACGTGCACCGCTGA
- a CDS encoding HAD family hydrolase: MVQAVLFDLDGTLADTAADLGAALNRMLIEEGLPPQPYSAIRPLASHGARGLIGLGYGVTPDDPGFTRLRERFLGHYENHLCEDTRLFEGIAPLIEALAGRGLPWGIVTNKPARFTDPLILRLTWPAAPGVVVSGDTVGVAKPDPKPMRFAAAALGVAPERCWYVGDAERDIAAGRAVGMKTALAHWGYIAHTDLPHTWGADVAIEHPLELLRHLPS; the protein is encoded by the coding sequence ATGGTGCAAGCCGTACTGTTCGACCTGGATGGCACGCTGGCCGACACCGCGGCCGACCTGGGTGCCGCACTCAACCGGATGCTGATCGAAGAAGGCCTGCCGCCACAGCCCTACAGCGCCATCCGCCCGCTCGCCAGCCACGGCGCGCGTGGTCTGATCGGGCTGGGTTACGGCGTCACCCCTGACGATCCCGGGTTCACCAGGCTGCGCGAACGGTTTCTAGGGCACTATGAAAACCACCTGTGCGAAGACACCCGGTTGTTCGAAGGCATCGCCCCGCTGATCGAAGCCCTGGCCGGACGCGGCCTGCCATGGGGCATCGTCACCAACAAGCCGGCCCGTTTCACCGACCCGCTCATCCTGCGCCTGACATGGCCGGCCGCACCCGGCGTGGTGGTCTCGGGAGACACGGTCGGCGTGGCCAAGCCCGACCCGAAGCCGATGCGCTTCGCCGCGGCAGCCCTTGGCGTGGCACCGGAACGCTGCTGGTACGTGGGCGATGCGGAACGCGACATCGCTGCCGGCCGCGCCGTCGGCATGAAGACCGCCCTGGCGCACTGGGGGTACATCGCCCACACCGATCTGCCACACACCTGGGGTGCGGATGTCGCCATCGAACACCCGCTGGAGCTGCTGCGGCATCTGCCCAGCTGA
- the ubiG gene encoding bifunctional 2-polyprenyl-6-hydroxyphenol methylase/3-demethylubiquinol 3-O-methyltransferase UbiG — protein MTDPVLNADQAELAKFSALAHKWWDKDSEFKPLHDINPLRLDFIEQHLPLAGQQVLDVGCGGGILSEGLALRGAQVTGIDLAEKSLKIAKLHLLESGLRVDYRLIAVEALASEAPGRFDAVTCLEMLEHVPSPASVVTACAALVRPGGWVFFSTLNRNPKSYLMAVLGAEYVLGLLPRGTHEYARFIKPSELARMARTSGLETQTLTGLHYNPLARTYRLGGDSDVNYLLACRRPE, from the coding sequence ATGACCGACCCCGTGCTGAACGCCGATCAGGCGGAATTGGCCAAGTTTTCAGCCCTTGCCCACAAATGGTGGGACAAGGACAGCGAATTCAAACCGCTGCACGACATCAACCCGCTGCGGCTCGATTTCATCGAACAGCACCTGCCGCTGGCCGGACAACAGGTGCTGGACGTCGGCTGCGGCGGCGGCATCCTGTCCGAGGGGCTGGCACTGCGTGGCGCCCAGGTGACCGGCATCGATCTGGCCGAGAAATCGCTGAAGATCGCCAAGCTGCACCTGCTGGAATCCGGCCTGCGCGTCGACTATCGACTGATCGCCGTCGAAGCGCTGGCCAGCGAGGCGCCCGGCCGTTTCGATGCGGTGACCTGCCTGGAGATGCTGGAACACGTCCCGTCGCCGGCCAGTGTGGTCACAGCATGTGCCGCACTGGTGCGCCCCGGCGGCTGGGTGTTCTTCTCGACGCTGAACCGCAACCCGAAAAGCTATCTGATGGCGGTGCTGGGCGCGGAGTACGTGCTGGGCCTGCTGCCGCGCGGCACCCATGAGTACGCCAGGTTCATCAAGCCATCGGAACTGGCACGGATGGCGCGCACAAGCGGCCTTGAGACGCAGACCCTCACCGGGCTGCACTACAATCCGCTGGCCCGCACCTACCGCCTGGGCGGCGACAGTGACGTGAATTACCTGCTGGCGTGCCGCAGGCCGGAGTAG
- a CDS encoding TRZ/ATZ family hydrolase — MQLLLPRWLIPVQPRAVLTEHALVVDGSRIVDLLPATTALARYPDAKVLHLPEHALLPGLVNLHAHSAMTLLRGYADDLALMDWLGQHIWPAEARHVSDEFVFDGTLLAIAEMIAGGTTCANDMYFHHGAVARAALAGDFRMVVGCSILEFPTAYAADADGYLRRALDAIDEFRGEALLGFTLAPHAPYTVSDATFRRVITLADELLIGIHCHIHETEDEIAGSLKEHGVRPLERLAGLGLLGSNLVAAHMVHTTDEELALLARHGVHVAHNPSSNLKLASGFARIADQLAAGINVGIGTDGAASNNKLDLFAEMRLAALLAKGHSGDAQALPAWQALEMATLNGARALGWEERIGSLEVGKEADLIAVDLSAVATQPCYDPVSQLVYSAGRSQVSHVWIAGRAVYADHRYLHLDLADVQARARRWQGRICA; from the coding sequence ATGCAGCTGTTGCTTCCCCGCTGGCTGATTCCCGTCCAACCCCGTGCCGTGCTCACGGAGCATGCACTTGTCGTCGACGGATCACGCATCGTCGATCTGTTGCCTGCCACCACCGCGCTGGCGCGCTACCCGGATGCCAAGGTGCTGCATCTGCCCGAGCACGCGCTGCTGCCGGGGCTTGTCAATCTGCACGCGCATTCGGCGATGACGCTGCTGCGCGGCTACGCCGACGATCTCGCACTGATGGACTGGCTCGGTCAGCACATCTGGCCGGCCGAGGCGCGCCATGTCTCGGATGAATTCGTCTTCGACGGCACCTTGCTCGCCATCGCCGAAATGATCGCCGGTGGCACCACCTGTGCCAACGACATGTATTTCCACCACGGCGCGGTGGCCAGGGCCGCACTCGCGGGCGATTTCCGGATGGTGGTCGGCTGCTCGATCCTGGAGTTCCCCACCGCCTATGCCGCGGATGCCGATGGCTATCTGCGCCGCGCGCTCGACGCGATCGACGAATTCCGCGGCGAGGCGTTGCTCGGCTTCACCCTGGCGCCGCATGCGCCCTACACCGTGAGCGATGCCACCTTCCGCCGCGTGATCACGCTGGCCGACGAGCTGCTGATCGGCATCCATTGCCATATCCATGAAACCGAGGACGAAATCGCGGGCAGCCTGAAGGAACATGGCGTGCGCCCGCTGGAGCGGCTCGCCGGACTGGGATTGCTCGGCAGCAACCTGGTGGCCGCCCATATGGTGCACACCACCGACGAGGAGTTGGCACTGCTGGCACGCCACGGCGTGCATGTGGCGCACAACCCGTCCTCCAATCTCAAGCTGGCCTCGGGTTTCGCGCGCATCGCCGATCAGTTGGCCGCCGGGATCAACGTCGGCATCGGCACCGATGGCGCGGCCAGCAACAACAAGCTGGATCTGTTCGCCGAAATGCGCCTGGCCGCACTGCTGGCCAAGGGCCACAGTGGCGATGCGCAGGCGCTGCCGGCATGGCAGGCGCTGGAAATGGCCACACTCAATGGCGCGCGGGCACTCGGCTGGGAAGAGCGGATCGGCAGCCTCGAAGTGGGCAAGGAAGCGGACCTGATCGCGGTGGACCTGTCGGCCGTGGCAACCCAGCCGTGCTACGATCCGGTATCGCAGCTCGTCTACTCGGCCGGGCGCAGCCAAGTGAGCCACGTATGGATCGCCGGGCGCGCCGTCTACGCCGACCATCGCTACCTGCACCTGGACCTGGCCGATGTACAGGCGCGTGCCCGACGTTGGCAAGGCCGCATTTGCGCATGA
- a CDS encoding Gfo/Idh/MocA family protein — MQPTIRLGLIGCGVAARELHWPALLQVRDVLQLVAVCNRTPEKAQALASLAGGIDWYRDWEALIARDDIAAVDIVLPATLNLAATRAALAADKHVLVEKPLAATLEEAQAMRALARAHPGKVLLVAENFRYAWFLQRLRQWLASGEVGRPYALHWHAFSHMTPDNRYIASGWRGSEAFPGGLLLDAGVHYIAVVRALLGEITAAQLDAVQVNPALGRYDGGCLHFETADGAHGSLNLYFSVPGHNEWRLVLLAERGTAQYDGRTLTLHHADGRVVSETRPDDDGYAAELRAFAEAIARGAGGSDFDEAWRDMRVIGETMAQPGRRVLLD; from the coding sequence ATGCAACCCACCATAAGGCTTGGTCTGATCGGTTGCGGTGTGGCCGCGCGCGAACTGCATTGGCCGGCGCTGCTGCAGGTGCGCGACGTGCTGCAACTCGTGGCGGTATGCAACCGCACCCCGGAAAAGGCCCAGGCATTGGCGAGCCTGGCAGGCGGGATAGACTGGTATCGCGATTGGGAGGCGCTCATTGCCCGGGACGATATCGCGGCGGTCGATATCGTGTTGCCCGCCACGCTCAACCTGGCCGCCACCCGTGCGGCGCTGGCGGCAGACAAGCATGTGCTGGTCGAGAAACCGCTGGCCGCGACGCTGGAGGAAGCCCAGGCGATGCGGGCGCTGGCGCGGGCCCATCCGGGCAAGGTGCTGTTGGTGGCCGAGAACTTCCGCTATGCCTGGTTCCTGCAGCGCCTGCGGCAATGGCTGGCCAGCGGCGAGGTCGGCCGGCCCTATGCACTGCATTGGCATGCATTCAGCCATATGACGCCGGACAACCGCTATATCGCCAGTGGCTGGCGCGGCAGCGAAGCGTTTCCAGGCGGGTTGTTGCTGGATGCCGGCGTACATTACATCGCCGTGGTCCGGGCATTGCTCGGGGAGATCACCGCGGCGCAGCTCGATGCGGTGCAGGTCAACCCGGCGTTGGGCCGCTACGATGGCGGCTGCCTGCATTTCGAAACCGCCGACGGCGCGCATGGCTCGCTCAATCTTTATTTTTCGGTGCCTGGGCACAATGAATGGCGGCTGGTGCTGCTGGCCGAGCGGGGAACGGCGCAGTACGACGGCCGCACGTTGACGCTGCATCACGCGGATGGGCGGGTGGTCAGCGAAACCCGGCCGGATGACGACGGCTATGCCGCCGAACTCAGGGCATTTGCCGAAGCGATCGCGCGCGGCGCGGGTGGGTCCGATTTCGACGAGGCGTGGCGCGATATGCGCGTGATCGGCGAAACGATGGCGCAGCCGGGCCGGCGGGTGCTGCTGGACTGA
- a CDS encoding methyl-accepting chemotaxis protein gives MKISHRLLLLIGIAVFSLVLVGAVGFLKFNSVQNKVEHLSGEAVAGLESIYRINNAYKVQQLLLYQAGSSFDADLRTKLIAHLKSQRQLIDTHMQSYAKTIATPQARQLYDAVLPRMADFHRASADVIAQAEDFGDVAASLVKARETAIAAEGALQKLVDYNLAIAQRYSAEADAEQRQAKTQFTLLIVVAVLLLCVVGTLLMRAIQRPLAQMHQTVTEIGQSLDFTRRVTVTGHDEIGMTLTAFNGLLDRLQQSLRDLRGKIGEVSGSANQLSQTANQLSQTASQASDAASNMAATVEEVTVSINHVADRSGEADHLSRQSGQLARDGGAVIEATVAKIDGISNTVRDAADEMGQLQAKSANVSAVVNVIKEIADQTNLLALNAAIEAARAGEQGRGFAVVADEVRKLAERTSQSTQEISATIVSIQDGANSAVARMQNVVVQVEEGVREARAAGEAIRSIRGSAGEVVARVADITAAIQEQSVASTNISQVVERIANMSEENSAVAGTTLHSAERLQQLAHDMEQTVGRYRI, from the coding sequence ATGAAGATCAGCCACAGACTATTGCTACTGATCGGGATCGCCGTGTTTTCGCTGGTACTTGTCGGCGCAGTGGGTTTCCTCAAGTTCAACAGCGTGCAGAACAAGGTCGAGCACCTCAGCGGTGAAGCGGTGGCAGGGCTGGAAAGCATCTACCGCATCAACAACGCCTACAAGGTGCAGCAGCTGCTGCTCTACCAGGCCGGCTCGAGCTTCGACGCCGATCTGCGCACGAAACTGATTGCCCACCTGAAAAGCCAGCGTCAGTTGATCGATACGCACATGCAGAGCTACGCCAAGACCATCGCCACACCGCAGGCCCGGCAGCTGTACGACGCGGTACTGCCGCGGATGGCGGACTTCCACCGGGCCTCGGCCGATGTCATCGCGCAGGCGGAGGATTTCGGCGATGTGGCCGCGTCATTGGTCAAGGCCCGCGAGACGGCCATTGCCGCCGAGGGCGCGCTGCAAAAGCTGGTCGACTACAACCTGGCGATCGCCCAGCGCTACAGCGCAGAGGCCGATGCCGAGCAGCGCCAGGCCAAGACCCAGTTCACCCTGCTGATCGTGGTGGCCGTGCTGCTGCTGTGCGTGGTCGGCACCCTGCTGATGCGTGCCATCCAACGGCCGCTGGCCCAGATGCATCAGACCGTGACCGAGATCGGCCAGTCGCTTGACTTCACCCGGCGCGTCACTGTCACCGGGCACGACGAGATCGGCATGACACTGACCGCCTTCAACGGCCTGCTTGATCGGCTGCAGCAAAGTCTGCGCGATCTGCGCGGCAAGATCGGCGAAGTCTCCGGCTCGGCCAACCAGCTCTCGCAGACGGCCAACCAGCTCTCGCAGACCGCGAGCCAGGCCAGCGACGCCGCGTCCAACATGGCTGCCACGGTGGAGGAAGTGACCGTCAGCATCAACCACGTGGCCGACCGCTCGGGCGAGGCCGATCACCTGTCGCGCCAGTCCGGCCAACTCGCCCGTGATGGCGGCGCGGTGATCGAGGCCACTGTGGCCAAGATCGATGGCATCTCCAATACCGTACGTGACGCCGCCGACGAGATGGGTCAACTGCAGGCCAAGAGCGCCAACGTTTCGGCCGTGGTCAACGTGATCAAGGAAATCGCCGACCAGACCAACCTGCTGGCGCTCAACGCCGCCATCGAAGCGGCACGCGCCGGCGAACAGGGACGCGGGTTCGCCGTGGTGGCCGACGAAGTGCGCAAGCTGGCCGAGCGCACCTCGCAGTCCACCCAGGAGATCTCGGCCACCATCGTATCGATCCAGGACGGCGCCAATTCGGCGGTGGCACGGATGCAGAACGTGGTGGTGCAGGTGGAGGAAGGCGTGCGTGAAGCACGCGCGGCCGGCGAGGCGATCCGCAGCATCCGCGGTAGCGCCGGCGAAGTGGTCGCGCGCGTTGCGGACATCACTGCGGCCATCCAGGAACAAAGCGTGGCCAGCACCAATATCTCGCAGGTGGTCGAACGGATTGCCAACATGTCCGAAGAGAACAGCGCCGTGGCCGGCACCACGCTGCATTCGGCGGAACGGCTGCAGCAGCTGGCGCATGACATGGAGCAGACAGTCGGCCGCTATCGGATCTGA
- a CDS encoding LysE/ArgO family amino acid transporter, which produces MPALASIFQGAALTASLIMAIGAQNAFVLRQGIARQQRLLTALTCSVCDLVLMSAGVAGMGALLARYPQLQYWMALGGAAFVLWYGLAALRKALHPGALTVTTQQGLARPGAVVLAALGFSMLNPHALLDTVVLVGGIGAQQPAAARPWFLLGAVGFSFIWFFSLALAASCLTPLFKRPGAWRVFDLLIAVMMFAIAASLLRNTL; this is translated from the coding sequence ATGCCGGCCCTTGCCAGCATCTTCCAGGGTGCCGCCCTGACAGCCAGCCTGATCATGGCCATCGGCGCGCAGAACGCCTTCGTATTGCGACAAGGCATTGCCCGCCAGCAGCGCCTGCTGACCGCGCTGACCTGCTCCGTCTGTGATCTGGTACTGATGAGCGCCGGTGTGGCCGGCATGGGCGCACTGCTGGCACGCTACCCGCAGCTGCAATACTGGATGGCGCTCGGTGGTGCCGCGTTCGTGCTGTGGTATGGCCTTGCCGCGCTGCGCAAGGCATTGCACCCGGGCGCCCTCACCGTCACCACGCAGCAGGGCCTTGCCCGCCCCGGCGCGGTCGTGCTTGCCGCGCTGGGGTTTTCGATGCTCAACCCGCATGCGCTGCTCGATACCGTGGTCCTGGTCGGCGGCATCGGCGCGCAGCAGCCCGCAGCGGCGCGACCCTGGTTCCTGCTGGGGGCGGTCGGCTTCTCGTTCATCTGGTTCTTCTCGCTCGCGCTCGCCGCCAGCTGCCTCACACCGCTGTTCAAGCGTCCCGGCGCCTGGCGGGTGTTCGACCTGCTGATCGCAGTGATGATGTTTGCGATCGCGGCTTCGCTGCTGCGCAACACACTCTGA